In a single window of the Luteolibacter arcticus genome:
- a CDS encoding ExbD/TolR family protein: protein MASADDKTPDDINVTPMVDLYLVLLLIFIVMTAAGVQGMKVELPKASKSASKNLSVPKIQAITVDAEGKIQLNTTPVTLDELETKLTAMKATVTDIPVVVRGDTAARYREVTDVLNVLGRLGIDKIGLATQKPQ, encoded by the coding sequence ATGGCTTCCGCAGACGACAAGACACCTGACGACATCAACGTCACGCCGATGGTGGACCTCTACCTGGTGCTGCTCCTCATTTTCATCGTGATGACCGCCGCTGGCGTGCAGGGGATGAAGGTGGAGCTGCCGAAGGCTTCCAAGAGCGCCTCCAAGAATCTCAGCGTCCCGAAGATCCAGGCCATCACCGTGGATGCGGAGGGCAAGATCCAGCTCAACACGACGCCGGTCACGCTGGATGAGCTCGAGACCAAGCTCACCGCGATGAAGGCAACCGTGACCGACATTCCGGTGGTGGTGCGCGGCGACACCGCCGCACGTTATCGCGAGGTGACCGATGTGCTCAATGTCCTCGGCCGCCTGGGCATCGACAAGATCGGTCTGGCCACGCAGAAGCCGCAGTAA
- a CDS encoding type 1 glutamine amidotransferase domain-containing protein → MSKKILFIVSNANSIGPNNRRTGNFLPEVAHPYAELAGAGYQIDFASLSGDTPYLDALNLADDPDNLAFLIGKGWADMQKAKKLSDVDASGYEAIFMPGGLAPMVDMPEDPLLKKVIKETWERGAVVGAVCHGPVSLLNVKLSDGTFLLEGKNVSSFTNEEEENYAKADVPFELETALRIQGAIFHKTVPWGDFSIADGRLVTGQNPASAKGVAEKMILLLQS, encoded by the coding sequence ATGTCCAAGAAAATACTATTCATCGTGTCCAACGCCAATTCCATCGGGCCTAACAACCGGAGGACCGGCAATTTCCTGCCCGAAGTGGCGCATCCGTATGCCGAACTCGCGGGGGCCGGTTACCAGATCGACTTCGCCAGCTTGAGCGGCGACACCCCGTATCTGGACGCGCTCAATCTGGCCGACGATCCTGACAATCTCGCCTTTCTCATCGGGAAGGGCTGGGCCGACATGCAGAAGGCGAAGAAGCTGTCCGACGTGGATGCCAGCGGCTACGAGGCCATCTTCATGCCCGGCGGCCTCGCGCCGATGGTCGATATGCCGGAGGATCCGCTCCTCAAGAAGGTGATCAAGGAAACCTGGGAGCGCGGCGCAGTCGTGGGCGCCGTCTGCCACGGACCCGTATCGTTGCTGAACGTGAAGCTGAGCGACGGCACCTTCCTCCTCGAAGGGAAGAACGTCTCTTCCTTCACCAACGAGGAGGAGGAGAACTACGCGAAAGCCGACGTGCCATTCGAGCTGGAAACCGCGCTGAGGATCCAGGGTGCCATCTTCCACAAAACCGTACCGTGGGGTGACTTCAGCATCGCCGATGGGAGGCTGGTCACCGGCCAGAACCCTGCATCCGCCAAGGGTGTCGCCGAGAAGATGATTTTACTACTGCAATCCTAG
- a CDS encoding antibiotic biosynthesis monooxygenase, with protein sequence MLLLFLFRRFGLRHSLAALLRKAAGIVMALLLSGGLPVRAQDADTVKRKVLFVVTSHDQKGNTGERTGFYLSEVSHPWAILKDAGYDIDFVSPKGGKAPVEGLDLDDPVNHRFWSDATCRREIESTLKPSDVHPEDYAAIHYAGGHGSMWDFADNAGLAAIAAKIYESGGVVSAVCHGPAGLVNVKLSSGEYLVDGKKVSAFTNEEEAAVKLDRVVPFLLESKLIERGAIFEKADPWQPHVASDQRVVTGQNPQSAGSVGKALLEQLGHRDVAGRLVRYDVKPDAREAFQKALSGYVSEALEDGGNIQAEAYHEREERDVLWLIERWKNRSELDRFQQSPQAIAIEALKAGALAKPAETHHVTDLEPLSKEHWRRAPGSGDRPITIMLFVDSREGTQDEFKTTYHAAMPAFRGQPGVVTYQLSQIGNDDTKFVTFEKFRSDEAFAAHLEFPATKPVVEYLQAKSKTQPFQDGLHTLIEFAPLIRDGGK encoded by the coding sequence ATGCTACTCCTATTCCTTTTCAGGAGATTCGGCTTGCGCCACAGCCTTGCGGCCTTGCTGCGGAAGGCCGCCGGGATCGTGATGGCCCTGCTTCTGTCGGGTGGCCTGCCGGTGAGAGCCCAGGATGCGGACACCGTGAAGAGGAAGGTTTTATTCGTGGTCACGAGCCACGATCAAAAAGGAAACACCGGCGAGAGAACCGGTTTCTATTTGTCCGAAGTATCCCACCCGTGGGCGATCTTGAAAGATGCCGGATATGACATCGACTTCGTAAGCCCCAAAGGCGGCAAGGCACCGGTGGAGGGTCTTGATCTAGATGACCCGGTGAACCATCGGTTCTGGAGCGATGCCACTTGCCGGCGCGAGATCGAAAGCACCCTGAAGCCATCGGACGTGCATCCCGAGGACTACGCTGCGATCCACTATGCCGGTGGTCACGGATCGATGTGGGATTTCGCCGACAACGCTGGTCTGGCGGCGATCGCGGCGAAGATCTACGAGAGCGGTGGAGTCGTCAGCGCGGTGTGCCACGGCCCGGCGGGATTGGTGAACGTCAAGCTCAGCAGCGGCGAGTATCTCGTCGATGGCAAGAAGGTCAGCGCCTTCACCAATGAAGAGGAAGCCGCGGTCAAGCTGGACCGGGTGGTTCCATTCCTGCTAGAGTCCAAGCTGATCGAGCGGGGAGCGATCTTCGAGAAAGCCGATCCCTGGCAGCCCCATGTGGCCAGCGATCAGCGGGTGGTGACCGGGCAGAATCCTCAATCCGCGGGAAGCGTCGGGAAAGCGCTGCTAGAGCAGCTTGGTCACCGTGATGTGGCCGGAAGACTCGTCCGCTATGACGTGAAGCCGGATGCCCGGGAAGCGTTTCAAAAAGCGCTGTCCGGGTATGTGTCCGAAGCCCTGGAGGATGGAGGCAACATTCAGGCGGAAGCCTATCACGAACGGGAAGAGCGGGACGTGCTGTGGCTGATCGAGCGGTGGAAGAACCGGAGCGAACTGGATCGCTTCCAGCAGAGCCCGCAAGCAATCGCGATCGAAGCTCTGAAAGCCGGGGCCCTGGCAAAACCGGCCGAGACGCATCATGTGACAGACCTGGAGCCTCTCTCGAAGGAGCACTGGCGACGCGCGCCGGGGAGCGGTGACAGGCCGATCACCATCATGCTGTTTGTCGATTCGAGGGAGGGGACGCAGGACGAGTTCAAGACAACGTATCACGCCGCGATGCCAGCGTTCCGGGGGCAACCGGGTGTGGTCACCTACCAGCTATCGCAGATCGGGAACGACGACACGAAGTTCGTGACCTTTGAAAAGTTCCGGAGCGACGAAGCTTTCGCCGCGCATCTGGAATTCCCCGCCACGAAACCGGTGGTCGAATACCTGCAGGCGAAAAGCAAGACGCAGCCTTTCCAGGACGGGCTTCACACGCTGATCGAGTTCGCCCCGCTCATCCGCGATGGAGGGAAGTGA
- a CDS encoding DJ-1/PfpI/YhbO family deglycase/protease yields MKLPTPILASATLSIISAFHAHAQTHSAHELEVINQLTTKPAVASLPVAQFLSAPGNEALKAFFLTPVKKEEATLLKGKRIAVLASDGFEEIELTGPAWYFRALGAQVDIVAPKFTPAPARYGLSTPEMAKDHIMAIQYLNPVGWLKVDRTADQIRVDEYDAIFIPGGAWNPDNLRYDKDVIRFIREFNKTGKLIAAICHAPVVLASADILKGKKLTGYWNIQVDLKNAGGEVLEQPVVTDGNLITSRHPIDVADFSIAVKDWLIAR; encoded by the coding sequence ATGAAACTTCCTACCCCAATCCTGGCTAGCGCTACTCTCAGCATCATCTCCGCGTTCCATGCGCACGCCCAGACCCACAGCGCCCACGAGCTAGAGGTCATCAACCAGCTCACGACGAAGCCGGCGGTCGCGTCGCTGCCGGTAGCCCAATTCCTCAGTGCTCCGGGCAACGAGGCGTTGAAGGCTTTCTTCCTCACTCCGGTGAAGAAAGAGGAAGCGACGCTGCTGAAAGGAAAGCGAATCGCCGTGCTGGCCTCCGACGGCTTCGAGGAAATCGAGCTCACCGGCCCCGCCTGGTATTTCCGGGCTCTCGGAGCCCAAGTGGACATCGTGGCCCCGAAATTCACCCCGGCCCCCGCGCGCTACGGCCTCAGCACGCCGGAGATGGCGAAGGACCACATCATGGCCATCCAGTATCTCAATCCGGTGGGCTGGCTGAAAGTGGACCGCACTGCCGACCAGATCCGAGTGGATGAATACGATGCGATCTTTATCCCCGGCGGGGCGTGGAACCCGGACAACCTCCGCTACGACAAGGACGTCATTCGTTTCATCCGGGAGTTCAACAAGACCGGCAAGCTCATCGCCGCCATCTGCCACGCGCCGGTGGTGCTCGCTTCGGCTGACATCCTCAAGGGCAAGAAGCTGACCGGGTACTGGAACATCCAGGTGGATCTCAAGAATGCGGGTGGCGAGGTGCTGGAGCAGCCGGTGGTGACCGATGGCAACCTGATCACCAGCCGACATCCGATCGACGTCGCCGATTTCTCAATCGCGGTGAAGGACTGGCTGATCGCCCGCTGA
- a CDS encoding NADPH-dependent FMN reductase, giving the protein MPKLLILPGSARRGSVNCKLAAVAAQLATEAGAEVELIDSNDYELPLFNQDLEDAEGLPPAAKELKAKFTAADAIVFVSPEYNSSITPLMKNFIDWVSRTETDDEPSLSAYRGKVAGLLSASPGALGGLRALVHLRSILGNIGVLVVPKQFALSGAPDKFDESGKLTDDSALKSVRGVIRDVISLATKLA; this is encoded by the coding sequence ATGCCGAAGCTCCTCATTCTCCCGGGCAGTGCCCGCCGCGGGTCCGTCAATTGCAAGCTCGCCGCAGTGGCCGCGCAACTCGCCACCGAAGCCGGCGCAGAGGTCGAACTCATCGACTCGAATGACTATGAGCTGCCGCTCTTCAATCAGGACCTCGAAGACGCCGAAGGCTTGCCGCCTGCTGCAAAGGAACTGAAGGCGAAGTTCACCGCCGCCGATGCCATCGTCTTCGTCTCACCCGAATACAACTCCTCGATCACCCCGCTGATGAAGAACTTCATCGACTGGGTGAGCCGCACCGAAACGGACGACGAGCCATCGCTCTCCGCCTATCGCGGCAAGGTCGCCGGCCTGCTCTCCGCCTCGCCCGGCGCGCTCGGTGGACTGCGTGCCCTGGTTCACCTCCGCTCGATCCTCGGAAACATCGGCGTGCTCGTTGTGCCGAAGCAATTCGCCCTCAGCGGTGCCCCGGATAAGTTTGACGAGAGCGGCAAGCTCACCGACGACTCCGCCCTGAAGTCCGTCCGCGGCGTCATCCGGGACGTCATCTCGCTCGCCACGAAGCTGGCGTGA
- a CDS encoding sigma-70 family RNA polymerase sigma factor, with translation MSDFTVMLSAVQEGRPQAAEELLRAVYDELRKLAAYRMAQQPPGQTLQPTALVHEAWLKLVGSNQPSFEDRGHFFAAAAEAMRHILIDRARRKLTRRHGGNLERVDADEFELVAPMTDQQLLDLHEALDRFTGMHPVQAQVVKLRFFVGMNHEEIAQLLGISVSTVKNYWNYSRAWLYRDLGEEI, from the coding sequence ATGAGCGATTTCACCGTGATGTTAAGCGCCGTCCAGGAAGGACGTCCCCAGGCGGCAGAGGAATTGCTGCGGGCGGTGTATGACGAGCTCCGCAAGCTCGCCGCGTACCGCATGGCACAGCAGCCCCCGGGGCAGACGTTGCAACCGACCGCCCTCGTCCACGAGGCATGGCTGAAACTGGTGGGATCCAATCAGCCCAGCTTCGAAGACCGCGGACACTTCTTCGCGGCCGCGGCCGAGGCGATGCGCCACATCCTGATCGACCGTGCCCGCCGCAAGCTGACCCGGCGGCACGGGGGGAATCTGGAGCGGGTGGATGCGGATGAGTTCGAGCTCGTTGCCCCGATGACAGACCAGCAGTTGCTGGATCTGCACGAGGCCCTGGATCGCTTTACCGGGATGCACCCGGTCCAGGCGCAGGTGGTGAAGCTGCGCTTCTTCGTGGGGATGAATCACGAGGAGATCGCTCAGCTCCTCGGGATCTCGGTTTCCACGGTGAAAAACTACTGGAACTACTCCCGCGCCTGGCTTTACCGGGACCTCGGGGAAGAAATCTGA
- a CDS encoding tetratricopeptide repeat protein, with protein MFAALMGAAAQAESITAPPILFRDPKFVKEFVGSYGILSDIEPKVSADEQALLSKVQELFGQSQFKAAEQEIVRFIKEVEAPTDPEKKPGDISATMVFVLGNLYFSSDRPDEARRAFLEAIRRFPRFRRAHTNLGYLYISQNKLEEALPVLQKAVELGESSPRTYGMLGYCYLQQKNALAAENAYRQAYLLDPKNRDWKVGLTQALMQQDRLAEATSMLDTLIAENPEDRQLWLQQANALIGQDKKIDAAVNLEVLRLKGLATESELNLLGNLYMEQGEAQLALFAYLDAIEKSPKLDVPRALKSARILNDYGYPEKAEAFVNKVATVSTLSSKDHFDLDLVRVRIAQSAGERGKVGDLLRDLFARDPGNAEVLLELAKNYDAIAKNEEDEAKRTTQLGEAKSHFKLALEKPDVAYQANLGLGQLLIREKQYVEGLPYLERALSLKPGDKASLEQYISRVKRAADRETLRKEREAKERAEAK; from the coding sequence GTGTTCGCCGCACTCATGGGGGCCGCAGCGCAGGCCGAATCGATCACCGCGCCGCCGATCCTGTTCCGCGATCCGAAGTTCGTGAAGGAGTTCGTCGGCAGCTACGGCATCCTTTCCGACATTGAGCCCAAAGTTTCGGCCGATGAGCAGGCGCTGCTTTCCAAGGTCCAGGAACTGTTCGGCCAGAGCCAGTTCAAGGCGGCCGAGCAGGAGATCGTGCGCTTCATCAAGGAGGTGGAGGCCCCGACCGATCCGGAGAAGAAGCCGGGCGACATCAGTGCGACGATGGTCTTCGTGCTGGGCAATCTCTACTTCTCCTCCGACCGCCCGGATGAAGCGCGCCGGGCCTTCCTCGAGGCGATCCGCCGCTTCCCGCGCTTCCGTCGCGCGCACACGAATCTCGGGTATCTCTACATTTCCCAGAACAAGCTGGAGGAAGCGCTGCCGGTGCTCCAGAAGGCCGTCGAACTCGGCGAGAGCAGCCCGCGCACCTACGGCATGCTCGGCTACTGCTATCTCCAGCAGAAGAACGCCCTCGCGGCCGAGAACGCCTACCGCCAGGCCTACCTGCTCGACCCGAAGAACCGTGACTGGAAGGTCGGTCTCACCCAGGCGCTGATGCAGCAGGACCGGCTCGCCGAAGCGACTAGCATGCTCGACACCCTGATCGCGGAGAATCCCGAGGACCGCCAGCTCTGGCTCCAGCAGGCGAACGCGCTGATCGGCCAGGACAAGAAGATCGATGCCGCGGTAAACTTGGAAGTGCTGCGGTTAAAGGGCCTCGCCACCGAGAGCGAGCTCAACCTGCTCGGCAATCTCTACATGGAGCAAGGCGAGGCGCAGCTCGCCCTCTTCGCCTATCTGGATGCGATCGAGAAGTCGCCCAAGCTCGACGTCCCTCGCGCCCTGAAGTCCGCCCGCATCCTGAACGACTACGGCTATCCTGAGAAGGCCGAGGCTTTCGTCAACAAGGTGGCGACGGTTTCCACGCTGAGTTCGAAGGATCACTTCGACCTCGATCTGGTGCGCGTTCGCATTGCCCAGAGCGCCGGTGAGCGAGGCAAGGTAGGCGATCTCCTCCGCGACCTGTTCGCCCGCGATCCCGGCAACGCCGAGGTGCTGCTGGAGCTTGCGAAGAACTACGACGCGATTGCAAAGAACGAGGAGGACGAAGCCAAACGCACGACCCAGCTCGGCGAGGCCAAGTCCCACTTCAAGCTCGCGCTGGAGAAACCGGACGTGGCCTATCAGGCGAACCTAGGACTCGGGCAGTTGCTGATACGGGAGAAACAGTATGTCGAGGGCCTCCCCTATCTGGAGCGCGCCCTTTCCCTAAAGCCCGGCGACAAAGCCAGCCTGGAGCAATACATCAGCCGCGTGAAACGCGCCGCCGACCGCGAAACCCTCCGCAAGGAGCGCGAGGCCAAGGAGCGCGCGGAAGCCAAGTGA
- a CDS encoding pyridoxamine 5'-phosphate oxidase family protein codes for MAHRFLDLAFTPSVLAAQQHYFGRSQILPPAAADDPLGPEEQAFIESRDSFYMASVSETGWPYMQHRGGAAGFVKVTDPASLAFADYKGNRQMLTTGNVAANDRVCLFFMDYPRRTRLKIYGHAEVLDARDHAALVGEIADADVHKITERIVRVRVVSFDWNCPKYITPRFTAAEVGEAVSVLKARIAELEARLEIQDR; via the coding sequence ATGGCTCACCGTTTCCTCGATCTCGCCTTCACTCCCTCGGTGCTGGCCGCCCAGCAGCATTACTTCGGGCGCTCGCAGATCCTTCCGCCTGCTGCGGCCGACGATCCGCTCGGGCCGGAGGAGCAGGCGTTCATCGAATCGCGTGACAGTTTTTACATGGCAAGCGTCAGCGAAACCGGATGGCCTTACATGCAGCACCGCGGCGGTGCGGCGGGCTTTGTAAAGGTTACGGATCCGGCCAGCCTCGCTTTCGCCGACTACAAGGGTAACCGCCAGATGCTCACGACGGGGAACGTCGCCGCCAATGATCGCGTGTGCTTGTTCTTCATGGACTACCCGCGGCGCACGCGACTGAAGATCTACGGCCATGCCGAAGTCCTCGACGCGCGCGATCATGCGGCTCTCGTGGGGGAAATTGCCGATGCGGATGTCCACAAGATCACCGAGCGCATCGTCCGCGTCAGGGTCGTCAGCTTCGACTGGAACTGCCCCAAGTACATCACCCCGAGATTCACGGCGGCTGAAGTCGGGGAGGCCGTGAGCGTGCTCAAGGCGCGCATCGCGGAGCTGGAGGCCCGGCTCGAAATCCAGGACCGATGA
- a CDS encoding putative quinol monooxygenase: protein MAKQLIVKWKIKEQEIPRVLAMLPELAEKTRNEEGNLSYVIYQNESDPGQLVLHERYADADAVEAHRKSDHYQRIVAAGIIPHLESREVIAVKVLL from the coding sequence ATGGCCAAGCAACTCATCGTGAAATGGAAGATCAAGGAGCAGGAGATTCCGCGCGTCCTCGCCATGCTTCCCGAGCTCGCCGAGAAGACCCGGAACGAGGAAGGCAACCTGTCTTACGTGATCTACCAGAATGAGAGTGATCCCGGTCAGCTCGTCCTTCACGAGCGCTACGCCGACGCTGACGCCGTCGAAGCCCACCGCAAGTCCGACCACTACCAGAGGATCGTAGCGGCCGGCATCATCCCCCACCTCGAGAGCCGCGAGGTGATCGCGGTCAAGGTCCTGCTGTAA
- a CDS encoding energy transducer TonB produces the protein MTARRQPPKPKSQHRKLIAILLGIVVVGGIASFVLRGGKKEESKEEIVIVDLSPPPPPPPPPPPVEPENLSEPEEMDESEDIAEADAPEEMSDEPSDDIDLGLDAADLASGPGTGSFVVSVPRIGGRRGGGGNGGGGGMMDDVDAPPTPVSKIQPNYPSTLLSKGIGGKVLVACVVDETGKVVSSSIKQSAHPELDKAAVAAVSKWKFKPAQKGGRNVRASCVVPFNFEVKKS, from the coding sequence ATGACCGCCCGCCGCCAGCCCCCGAAGCCGAAGAGCCAGCATCGCAAGCTGATTGCCATCTTGCTCGGCATCGTCGTGGTCGGGGGGATCGCATCGTTCGTGCTGCGGGGCGGGAAGAAGGAGGAATCCAAGGAAGAGATCGTGATCGTCGATCTCAGCCCGCCTCCTCCACCTCCTCCTCCGCCGCCACCAGTGGAACCGGAGAACCTTTCCGAGCCGGAAGAAATGGATGAGTCCGAGGATATTGCCGAGGCGGATGCGCCCGAGGAGATGTCGGATGAGCCTTCCGATGACATCGACCTGGGACTCGATGCGGCGGACCTAGCCTCGGGCCCGGGCACCGGGAGCTTTGTCGTGAGCGTACCTCGCATCGGCGGCCGCCGTGGCGGCGGTGGAAATGGCGGGGGAGGGGGCATGATGGATGATGTCGATGCCCCGCCGACGCCGGTCAGCAAGATCCAGCCGAACTACCCGAGCACGCTGCTCAGCAAGGGAATCGGCGGCAAGGTGCTGGTAGCCTGCGTGGTGGATGAAACCGGCAAGGTGGTCTCTTCCTCGATCAAGCAATCGGCCCATCCGGAACTCGACAAGGCCGCTGTGGCGGCAGTGTCGAAATGGAAATTCAAGCCGGCCCAAAAGGGCGGGCGCAATGTCCGCGCGAGCTGCGTGGTGCCATTCAACTTCGAAGTGAAGAAAAGCTAA
- a CDS encoding glycoside hydrolase family 5 protein, which produces MLSRLILSLALIAPLAAEEFVPFQPAQARLFLRVPAEAAPLKEASVSIGECLPGNYEETPEKRARLTDITFPITWWKWKEVVVKFTPSHDGTLELDLNGPWGEARPGVLRQMEVLWDDLSAKGAALSNGSFEEEAEGKPAGWDSPWRPYPAASAWPLAGREAVKGKRVAASWHGRPLVTKLEVKAGVPVTLTIHTRAATTPDFKAPRILSADTPAHRAAAKLKRGVNFGNGWEAEPGTWGIKYDSKDVDLVADQGFDHIRVPVAWHFHLENGAIKPALLAELEPVLTRAIERKLIVLLNWHHYEALVKEPEANRAAFAAGWKTITTHFKSWPPELYLELLNEPNGALDHDTLTRVHAQAIAAIRSVNPQRIILVNPPQWASVPGLDRYFLPDGDDRIITSIHSYEPFQFTHQRAGWVGFQDLRGISYPGPPATPVAVPDSLKENAGLVSWLDAYNTRKGTDNPCTAATFELLLDDATAWSKHFGRAIHIGEFGCFKEADAASRTRYIRDFRLAAEKRGIPWAMWDWKAGFGYWDAEQGKPLLREALFGK; this is translated from the coding sequence ATGCTCTCCCGCCTCATTCTTTCCCTGGCCCTCATCGCGCCCCTCGCCGCGGAGGAATTCGTCCCGTTCCAACCCGCACAAGCGCGCCTCTTTCTCCGCGTCCCGGCTGAGGCCGCACCCTTGAAGGAGGCCTCCGTTTCCATCGGCGAATGCCTTCCGGGCAACTATGAGGAGACACCGGAGAAGCGGGCGCGGCTCACTGACATCACGTTTCCGATCACGTGGTGGAAGTGGAAGGAAGTCGTGGTGAAGTTCACGCCGTCGCACGATGGCACGCTGGAGCTCGATCTGAATGGCCCGTGGGGCGAAGCGCGGCCCGGCGTGCTGCGCCAGATGGAAGTCCTCTGGGACGATCTATCCGCAAAGGGCGCGGCACTCTCTAACGGCAGCTTCGAGGAAGAAGCTGAAGGCAAGCCCGCCGGCTGGGATTCACCATGGCGCCCCTATCCCGCTGCCTCCGCATGGCCGCTTGCCGGCCGCGAAGCCGTGAAGGGCAAGCGCGTCGCCGCGTCATGGCATGGGCGTCCGCTGGTGACGAAGCTGGAGGTGAAGGCCGGGGTGCCGGTGACCCTGACCATTCACACACGTGCCGCGACCACGCCGGACTTCAAGGCTCCGAGGATTTTGTCCGCGGACACACCCGCCCATCGCGCGGCTGCCAAGCTCAAGCGCGGCGTGAACTTCGGTAATGGCTGGGAAGCCGAGCCCGGCACCTGGGGCATCAAGTACGACAGCAAGGACGTCGATCTCGTCGCGGACCAGGGCTTCGATCACATCCGCGTGCCGGTCGCGTGGCATTTCCATCTGGAGAATGGCGCGATCAAGCCCGCCCTGCTCGCCGAGCTCGAACCGGTGCTGACGCGCGCCATCGAACGCAAGCTCATCGTCCTCCTTAACTGGCACCACTACGAGGCACTGGTGAAGGAGCCCGAGGCGAATCGCGCCGCCTTCGCCGCCGGCTGGAAGACCATCACCACCCACTTCAAAAGCTGGCCCCCGGAACTCTACCTGGAACTGCTCAATGAACCGAACGGCGCGCTCGATCACGACACTCTAACAAGAGTCCACGCCCAAGCCATTGCCGCGATCCGCTCGGTCAATCCGCAGCGCATCATCCTGGTGAATCCGCCGCAGTGGGCGTCCGTCCCGGGACTCGATCGCTATTTTCTGCCGGATGGCGATGACCGCATCATCACCAGCATCCACAGTTACGAGCCCTTCCAGTTTACCCACCAGCGTGCCGGCTGGGTCGGCTTCCAGGATCTACGAGGAATCTCGTACCCGGGGCCACCGGCCACACCCGTCGCGGTGCCGGATTCTCTGAAGGAAAACGCCGGCCTCGTCTCGTGGCTCGATGCCTACAATACCCGCAAGGGCACCGACAATCCCTGCACCGCCGCCACCTTTGAACTTTTGTTAGACGATGCCACCGCGTGGTCGAAGCACTTCGGCCGGGCCATCCACATCGGCGAGTTCGGCTGCTTCAAGGAGGCCGACGCCGCCAGCCGCACCCGCTACATCCGCGACTTCCGCCTCGCCGCCGAGAAGCGCGGCATCCCATGGGCCATGTGGGACTGGAAAGCCGGCTTCGGCTACTGGGATGCGGAGCAGGGGAAGCCGCTGCTGCGCGAGGCATTGTTCGGGAAGTGA
- a CDS encoding alpha/beta fold hydrolase → MKTKLLCRLAFAALAAIATPVSSGSEPNPSQVLHRTVKIDGLDIFYREAGPREAPAVLLLHGFPTSSHMFRNLIPALADKYHVVAPDYPGYGYSSAPSVAEFDYTFDNLANVVEKLTEQIGLKEYSIYLMDYGAPVGFRLAAKHPGRVRTLIIQNGNAYEEGIDNDFWKPVRAYWKERSEENGDKLRPLLTIDGTKWQYTTGVRNPEAISPDTWGHVQPLLDRPGNQEIQLALFHSYGSNPPLYPKWQEYFRKHQPPTLIVWGKNDQIFPAAGAHPYKRDLKNVDFHLFDTGHFALEEDGAEIARLIRGFLDKHTGK, encoded by the coding sequence ATGAAAACCAAACTTCTGTGCAGGCTGGCCTTTGCCGCCCTGGCCGCTATCGCCACGCCCGTATCTTCCGGATCCGAGCCGAATCCGTCCCAGGTCCTGCATCGCACGGTGAAGATCGACGGCCTCGACATCTTCTACCGCGAGGCCGGTCCGAGGGAGGCGCCCGCCGTGCTCCTGTTGCACGGCTTTCCGACATCCTCCCACATGTTCCGGAATCTGATTCCCGCCCTGGCCGACAAGTACCACGTCGTCGCTCCGGACTATCCGGGCTACGGCTACAGCTCGGCTCCATCCGTGGCTGAATTCGACTACACCTTCGACAATCTCGCGAACGTCGTCGAGAAGCTCACGGAGCAGATCGGTCTGAAGGAATACTCCATCTACCTGATGGACTATGGCGCGCCGGTTGGATTCCGCCTGGCCGCGAAACATCCGGGGCGCGTCCGGACGCTCATCATCCAGAATGGCAATGCGTATGAGGAAGGCATCGACAACGATTTCTGGAAGCCCGTCAGAGCCTACTGGAAAGAGCGTAGCGAGGAGAACGGTGACAAGCTGCGACCGCTGCTGACGATCGATGGAACGAAGTGGCAATACACCACCGGCGTTCGCAATCCCGAAGCAATCAGTCCCGATACCTGGGGCCACGTTCAGCCGCTGCTCGACCGGCCCGGCAACCAGGAGATCCAGCTTGCCCTTTTCCACAGCTACGGGAGCAACCCGCCGCTCTACCCGAAGTGGCAGGAGTACTTCCGCAAGCACCAGCCGCCGACGCTGATCGTGTGGGGCAAGAACGACCAGATCTTCCCTGCGGCGGGGGCTCATCCCTACAAGCGCGACTTGAAGAACGTGGACTTCCACCTTTTCGACACCGGTCACTTTGCCTTGGAGGAGGACGGGGCGGAGATTGCCCGATTGATCCGGGGATTTCTCGACAAACACACCGGGAAGTAG